One Cloacibacillus sp. genomic window carries:
- the cas1c gene encoding type I-C CRISPR-associated endonuclease Cas1c, whose amino-acid sequence MKKLQNSLYILTQGSYLCKEGETIAVYVDKELKQRFPIHNQSNILCFGNVMCSPALLGMCGENGVGVSFFTENGKFLARVNGGVSGNVLVRRKQYRIADDEKQRAEIARRFVAAKIANCRTVLSRALREYPGSSGAARLQKAIVNLGEVLTHLKTWLPLETVRGIEGDAARSYFAVFDDLIVARKDHFNFHGRSRRPPMDNVNAMLSFIYTVITHDIASALEGVGLDPAVGFLHADRPGRPSLALDIIEEFRPMIADRLVLSLINRKQVKPGNFTRAETGGVTMDDACRKEILKNYQERKRDELIHPFLNEKIPLGLMYHTQAMLFSAYLRGDLDGYPPFHWK is encoded by the coding sequence ATGAAAAAACTACAAAACAGTCTTTACATTCTCACACAGGGATCTTATCTGTGCAAAGAAGGAGAGACGATAGCCGTCTACGTCGATAAAGAGCTGAAGCAGCGTTTTCCGATCCACAACCAGTCTAATATTTTATGCTTTGGCAATGTCATGTGTTCGCCGGCTCTTCTTGGAATGTGTGGAGAAAACGGTGTCGGTGTCTCCTTCTTTACGGAAAACGGCAAATTTCTCGCTAGAGTAAATGGCGGCGTCTCCGGCAATGTCCTTGTTAGGCGCAAGCAATACAGGATTGCCGATGACGAAAAACAAAGAGCTGAGATTGCGCGACGTTTCGTCGCGGCAAAAATTGCAAACTGCCGGACGGTATTATCACGGGCGCTTCGGGAATACCCTGGCAGCTCCGGCGCGGCAAGGCTGCAGAAGGCCATTGTAAACCTCGGCGAAGTCCTTACACACCTGAAAACTTGGCTTCCGCTCGAGACGGTAAGAGGCATCGAAGGAGATGCCGCGAGGAGCTATTTCGCCGTTTTTGACGATCTTATCGTGGCTAGAAAAGATCATTTTAATTTTCATGGACGAAGCCGTCGGCCGCCAATGGATAATGTTAATGCTATGCTCTCATTCATATATACTGTAATCACACATGACATTGCTTCTGCTCTTGAGGGTGTTGGGCTGGATCCGGCCGTGGGTTTTCTTCATGCGGACAGGCCTGGGCGGCCGAGCCTTGCCTTAGACATCATAGAGGAGTTCCGCCCCATGATAGCGGATCGGCTTGTGTTGAGCCTTATCAACAGAAAACAGGTAAAACCCGGGAACTTTACGCGAGCGGAGACCGGCGGCGTTACAATGGATGACGCCTGCCGCAAGGAGATTTTGAAAAATTATCAGGAACGCAAAAGGGACGAACTGATCCATCCATTCCTCAACGAAAAAATTCCGTTAGGCTTGATGTACCATACGCAGGCGATGTTATTTTCAGCCTACCTTCGCGGCGACCTTGACGGATATCCGCCTTTTCATTGGAAATGA
- a CDS encoding type I CRISPR-associated protein Cas7 translates to MSSEFLNRVTGLLVLEVINSNPNGDPDVDGAPRRRYDGRGEISPVSFKRKLRDLVEDKEGPVWNYMKAKLKLEDEKFMILESRGRNRKEIQKEIADGSFKDKYWDGRIFGNTFLEDNMDKASIKTGVVQFGMGISLSPIQYEAQTNTNKAGVQEGKNQGMAPMAYKIVTHGLYVMPFFVNPNCAHKSGCTAMDIEVMKALIPYAYSHNRSAIRPFVEVRQAWFCEHKNPLGSCSDFALIDALTPKRKGDIAAPSSALTDYELAAGLPSELKDKVTCTDLIAQ, encoded by the coding sequence ATGAGTAGTGAATTTCTCAACCGCGTTACCGGACTTTTAGTGCTGGAGGTAATAAATTCAAATCCCAATGGAGATCCTGATGTGGATGGCGCCCCACGCAGGCGGTATGACGGACGCGGGGAGATCTCCCCTGTCTCTTTTAAGAGGAAGCTCCGCGATCTTGTCGAGGATAAAGAGGGGCCAGTCTGGAATTATATGAAGGCAAAGCTGAAGCTTGAGGACGAGAAGTTTATGATCCTTGAGTCCAGGGGCCGCAACAGAAAAGAGATACAAAAGGAAATCGCTGACGGTTCTTTTAAGGATAAATACTGGGACGGCAGAATTTTTGGAAATACCTTCCTTGAGGATAATATGGACAAAGCCAGCATCAAAACCGGCGTCGTTCAGTTCGGCATGGGCATCTCCCTCTCTCCGATCCAGTATGAGGCGCAGACGAACACAAATAAGGCGGGCGTCCAGGAGGGTAAAAATCAGGGAATGGCTCCAATGGCCTATAAAATAGTGACTCACGGCCTCTATGTCATGCCGTTTTTTGTCAATCCAAACTGTGCGCATAAATCTGGATGCACGGCGATGGATATTGAGGTGATGAAGGCGCTTATCCCTTACGCCTATTCGCACAATCGTTCCGCCATACGTCCATTTGTGGAGGTGCGTCAGGCGTGGTTCTGCGAACATAAAAACCCGCTTGGCAGCTGTTCCGACTTTGCGCTTATTGATGCCCTTACGCCGAAAAGAAAGGGTGATATCGCCGCGCCCTCTTCGGCGCTTACAGATTACGAACTTGCTGCTGGACTGCCTTCAGAGCTGAAGGATAAAGTCACATGCACGGACCTGATTGCCCAGTAA
- a CDS encoding glycyl-radical enzyme activating protein, with product MASKGSVLRIEKSSIYDGDGLRTVLFLKGCPLRCLWCSTPESQRVEPERGINRDKCTGCGKCAQSCARAAITMRGGRPEIDAAKCVGCLECVKICPSAAVAGYGFQMTADEAVREIAKDELFYFHSGGGVTISGGEPLMQSAFVREVFEGCAKRGIDCAMESSFHAPWSEIEPLLPLLSLLHVDIKHPNNARHKELTGIGNGLILENIRRADASKNNIGIVTRTPLIPGINDADEDIAELAEIVKGIKKLRFMEFLAYHKLGAETYKRLEKTYLLPDVKTPEAHHMRQKAQLFKKLSGVEVKVNGERV from the coding sequence ATGGCGTCAAAGGGAAGCGTCCTAAGAATAGAAAAAAGCTCAATATACGACGGGGACGGTCTTCGCACCGTCCTCTTCCTGAAGGGCTGCCCGCTGCGCTGCCTCTGGTGCTCGACGCCGGAGTCTCAGCGCGTGGAGCCGGAGCGAGGCATAAACCGTGACAAATGCACCGGCTGCGGCAAATGCGCGCAAAGCTGCGCACGCGCGGCTATAACGATGCGCGGCGGACGCCCTGAAATTGACGCTGCGAAGTGCGTCGGCTGCCTTGAATGCGTCAAAATTTGTCCGTCGGCCGCGGTCGCCGGATACGGTTTTCAGATGACGGCGGACGAGGCCGTGCGCGAAATAGCAAAAGACGAGCTTTTTTACTTCCACTCAGGCGGCGGCGTCACAATAAGCGGCGGTGAGCCGCTTATGCAGAGCGCCTTCGTGCGCGAAGTCTTTGAAGGCTGCGCAAAACGCGGCATCGACTGCGCGATGGAAAGCAGCTTTCACGCGCCGTGGAGCGAGATAGAACCGCTTCTGCCGCTTCTGTCGCTTCTGCACGTTGACATCAAACACCCAAACAACGCCCGCCACAAAGAACTGACAGGCATAGGCAACGGCCTTATTTTAGAAAACATCCGCCGCGCGGACGCCTCCAAAAATAACATAGGCATTGTGACGCGCACCCCGCTCATCCCAGGAATAAACGACGCGGACGAAGATATCGCGGAGCTTGCCGAAATAGTAAAAGGCATAAAAAAACTGCGCTTCATGGAATTTCTGGCATATCACAAACTAGGCGCCGAAACCTACAAACGCCTCGAAAAAACCTACCTCCTGCCCGACGTAAAGACCCCCGAGGCCCACCACATGCGCCAAAAAGCGCAGCTATTCAAAAAATTGTCCGGAGTAGAGGTGAAGGTGAACGGGGAGAGGGTGTAG
- a CDS encoding pyruvate formate lyase family protein has protein sequence MENMEEKSPKYMERINRLKAKVFETYPEIDLEDAKLLTQSFVETQGENLVTRKAKAFLKQCREKSVKIWDDELIVGNAGSKIRGGILSADVCWSVLDRELETINTRSYDKFKLLPEDKKDFEEIIRPYWKGRSNYEEWLARIPQDVAALRDNGALYIDKKAVRGWGEVTAGYEWFINNGVEGLRKRILDRKAKLDATIPGDYEKEVYLDALLVVCEGMETLAERYAAEADRLAAAEPVAARRAELREIARICRRVPAYPARTFREAMQSFYFYQICIFMEQNAAAYNPGRMDQYLYPFYKADVAAGRLTPEQAQELFGCLWVKFSEPCLFQDEKSAEYASGYPMFQNLCAGGVDKMGRDAVNDLSYMILQATMDTQLYQPSLSVRYNMAKNPNSFLRKIVELMAMGTGFPAFHNDEVGIRMLMNKGIPIREALDWNPGGCVETNLAGKVRGYSALADINLGSVVEFVLLNGKCRKSGKLAGAQTGDPTSFGTFEDFMAALKAQLHYVIKVVVKASHIIDEICLERPVPALSVSFEECIENAKDYAWGGAKYNTGNGIICIGVSDLINSVAAIKHLVYDTKSVTMAGLLNALSCDFEDSPEVLKACCEAPKFGNDDTAVDGLAAELFSYIADEIESYRSKFGVMTPGILPVSGNTPFGVEVGALPSGRRAGKPLADGVSPSGGTDLNGPTAVLKSVANIPHDRFVQGTLLNMKLDPEMINNENGIRQVMAMLKSLCSLGVYHVQFNVVDQKKLLEAQARPEEYRNLLVRVAGYTAFFVELGKEVQDDIIARTVQHDNCVSCG, from the coding sequence ATGGAAAATATGGAAGAAAAAAGCCCGAAATACATGGAACGCATAAACAGGCTAAAGGCGAAAGTCTTTGAGACCTATCCCGAAATAGACCTTGAGGACGCGAAGCTGCTGACGCAGAGCTTTGTAGAAACTCAGGGGGAGAACCTCGTCACGCGCAAGGCGAAGGCCTTCCTGAAGCAGTGCCGCGAAAAGAGCGTCAAAATATGGGACGACGAGCTGATCGTTGGAAACGCCGGCAGCAAGATACGCGGCGGCATACTTTCCGCGGACGTCTGCTGGTCGGTGCTCGACCGCGAGCTTGAAACTATAAATACGCGCAGCTACGACAAGTTCAAACTGCTGCCCGAGGATAAAAAAGACTTTGAAGAGATAATCCGTCCCTATTGGAAGGGGCGTTCCAACTACGAAGAGTGGCTTGCGCGCATCCCGCAGGACGTGGCGGCGCTTCGCGACAACGGAGCGCTCTACATCGACAAAAAGGCCGTGCGCGGCTGGGGCGAGGTGACGGCGGGCTACGAATGGTTCATCAACAACGGCGTGGAAGGCCTGCGCAAGAGGATACTTGATCGCAAAGCGAAGCTGGACGCCACCATTCCAGGAGACTACGAAAAAGAGGTCTATCTTGACGCGCTGCTTGTCGTCTGCGAAGGCATGGAGACGCTTGCCGAACGCTACGCCGCTGAAGCCGACAGACTTGCCGCGGCGGAACCCGTGGCCGCGCGCAGAGCGGAGCTTCGCGAAATAGCGCGGATATGCCGCCGCGTGCCAGCCTACCCTGCGCGCACCTTCCGCGAGGCGATGCAGTCATTCTATTTCTATCAGATATGCATATTCATGGAACAGAACGCCGCCGCCTACAATCCGGGGCGCATGGACCAGTACCTCTATCCGTTTTACAAGGCGGACGTAGCGGCGGGACGCCTTACGCCAGAACAGGCGCAGGAACTTTTCGGCTGCCTCTGGGTAAAATTCTCCGAGCCGTGCCTCTTCCAGGATGAAAAGTCCGCGGAATACGCCTCTGGATACCCGATGTTCCAGAACCTCTGCGCCGGCGGCGTAGACAAGATGGGACGAGACGCGGTAAACGACCTTTCATACATGATACTTCAGGCCACGATGGATACGCAGCTTTACCAGCCCTCGCTTTCCGTGCGCTACAACATGGCCAAGAACCCCAACTCCTTCCTGCGCAAGATAGTAGAACTCATGGCGATGGGAACGGGCTTCCCCGCCTTCCACAACGACGAGGTTGGCATCCGTATGCTGATGAACAAGGGCATCCCCATCCGCGAGGCGCTTGACTGGAACCCCGGCGGCTGCGTCGAGACGAACCTCGCAGGAAAAGTGCGCGGATATTCGGCGCTTGCGGACATAAACCTCGGCAGCGTCGTAGAATTTGTGCTGCTTAACGGAAAATGCAGAAAGAGCGGAAAACTGGCTGGCGCGCAGACGGGCGACCCCACGAGCTTTGGAACATTTGAAGACTTTATGGCGGCGCTCAAAGCGCAGCTCCATTACGTGATAAAGGTCGTCGTCAAGGCAAGCCACATCATCGACGAAATATGCCTTGAACGCCCCGTGCCCGCGCTCTCTGTAAGCTTCGAAGAATGTATCGAAAACGCGAAAGACTACGCCTGGGGCGGTGCGAAATACAACACCGGAAACGGCATAATCTGCATCGGCGTATCTGACCTCATAAACAGCGTGGCCGCGATAAAACATCTCGTCTACGATACGAAGAGCGTCACGATGGCGGGCCTTCTGAACGCGCTCTCCTGCGATTTCGAGGACTCCCCCGAAGTGCTCAAAGCCTGCTGTGAAGCGCCGAAATTCGGCAACGACGACACAGCCGTCGACGGCCTTGCGGCGGAGCTCTTCTCCTATATTGCGGACGAGATAGAAAGCTACAGGAGCAAATTCGGCGTCATGACCCCAGGCATCCTGCCAGTCTCCGGCAACACCCCATTTGGCGTCGAAGTTGGGGCGCTCCCGTCGGGACGCCGCGCTGGAAAGCCGCTCGCCGACGGCGTAAGCCCAAGCGGCGGCACGGACCTCAACGGCCCCACCGCTGTGCTGAAATCGGTGGCCAACATCCCGCACGACCGCTTTGTGCAGGGCACGCTTCTTAACATGAAGCTCGACCCGGAGATGATAAACAACGAAAACGGCATTCGTCAGGTAATGGCGATGCTCAAAAGCCTCTGCTCGCTTGGCGTCTATCACGTGCAGTTCAACGTCGTAGACCAGAAGAAACTGCTTGAGGCTCAGGCGCGCCCGGAAGAATACAGAAATCTCCTCGTCCGCGTCGCCGGCTACACTGCCTTCTTCGTAGAGCTTGGCAAAGAGGTGCAGGATGACATAATAGCGAGGACCGTCCAGCACGACAACTGCGTCAGCTGCGGCTAA
- the cas5 gene encoding CRISPR-associated protein Cas5 yields the protein MQKIYEISCEISGPCAMFTRPDTGDVPVSYTVPTASAVRGIFESINWGPAVTIIPQRVEICSPIRFENYITNYGGPLRHSSAISSGSNYQLLATILVDVCYKLYAEARPLACGREKMTDKAKQWDANTTSPGHAYKAIFERRLKRGQLYRMPSLGWNEFAPDYLGPLRSETHRCRDINMVIPSLLMEVFPDGFDSQPRFCFAQNVPIKEGALSYPQREGDSYAQ from the coding sequence ATGCAAAAAATCTACGAGATCTCTTGCGAAATCAGCGGCCCCTGTGCTATGTTTACGCGCCCTGACACGGGAGATGTTCCTGTCAGCTACACTGTCCCTACTGCGTCTGCGGTGCGCGGAATATTCGAATCAATAAATTGGGGGCCTGCTGTAACCATTATACCGCAGAGGGTCGAAATATGCTCGCCAATTAGGTTTGAAAATTACATTACCAACTATGGCGGCCCGCTGAGACATTCCAGCGCAATATCCAGCGGCTCAAACTATCAGCTGCTGGCGACCATTCTTGTCGACGTCTGTTATAAATTGTACGCCGAGGCGCGCCCTCTAGCTTGCGGCAGGGAAAAAATGACGGACAAGGCAAAGCAATGGGACGCCAATACGACGTCGCCCGGACACGCTTACAAAGCGATATTTGAACGCAGGCTGAAGAGAGGCCAGTTATATCGGATGCCATCGCTTGGGTGGAACGAATTTGCGCCGGACTATCTGGGGCCGTTGCGGAGTGAGACTCATCGCTGCCGCGATATCAATATGGTCATTCCCAGCCTTCTTATGGAAGTTTTTCCCGACGGATTTGATTCGCAGCCGCGTTTCTGCTTTGCTCAGAACGTCCCGATCAAAGAGGGAGCACTAAGTTATCCACAGCGAGAAGGTGACAGCTATGCTCAATGA
- the cas4 gene encoding CRISPR-associated protein Cas4 translates to MYDEEELVSISLLQHYTFCKRRAALIGIEQHWDENAATVDGEIMHERAHSESAENRRDLKIRMSLRLHSFALGLSGTSDIVEFHRSADSGIVIPGAEGLWVPYPVEYKRGSTHEELPYMIQLCAQCMCLEEMLKTQIDMGAIYWGESRRRQEITFDYCLREQTVETAESVHKFLAEGKTPPPRYDKKCKGCSLYDICMPKAIKRIDANQYFESFFCESDEGGL, encoded by the coding sequence ATGTATGACGAAGAAGAACTTGTCTCCATTTCGCTGCTTCAGCATTACACTTTTTGTAAAAGACGTGCCGCCCTTATAGGCATAGAACAGCATTGGGATGAAAATGCAGCCACTGTAGACGGAGAGATAATGCACGAAAGGGCTCATTCAGAGTCTGCCGAAAACCGAAGAGATCTTAAAATCAGAATGTCGCTTCGTTTGCACTCCTTTGCCCTCGGGCTTTCCGGGACTTCAGATATTGTAGAATTTCACCGGTCCGCCGATTCTGGAATCGTTATCCCCGGCGCGGAGGGGCTCTGGGTCCCGTACCCTGTCGAATACAAGCGCGGAAGTACGCATGAGGAGCTTCCGTATATGATCCAGCTCTGCGCACAATGTATGTGCCTTGAAGAGATGCTGAAAACGCAAATCGACATGGGGGCTATCTACTGGGGAGAAAGTAGGCGCCGGCAGGAGATAACGTTCGATTATTGCCTCAGAGAACAGACAGTGGAGACGGCGGAATCCGTACATAAATTTCTAGCGGAAGGTAAAACGCCACCCCCCAGGTATGACAAAAAATGCAAAGGCTGCTCTCTGTATGATATCTGTATGCCCAAAGCGATCAAAAGAATAGACGCCAACCAATATTTTGAGAGCTTTTTCTGTGAATCTGACGAGGGGGGCCTGTAA
- a CDS encoding CRISPR-associated endonuclease Cas3'': MHGPDCPVSTFLAHSARPEQDIPAQDYCVHVLNVCERCSRFALAIKPVKGERPRYKFMTARLMLAAEFHDLGKLNALNQDVLNGRRAARSLPIKHWDAGALYMTQKKAPLSALMIYAHHKGLPNLPAMPTAQDLKYRSEDENSCADSERNLEQYLTFHDTALQRERKNILKQRCEDEVKLPVTMRLLFSCLVDADHSDTAVNYNDLEEKEFPPLRARERLEALDRYIASLQSPGTKHSERNENRNQMYVHCRSADTDHEITFCDSPVGTGKTTALAACQLKTAADRNLRHLFIVLPFTNILNQTVDILREALRLPGESEAEMKRVVSAIHHKAEFEDENSRKLSVLWRAPIVVTTAVQFFETMAAASPSALRKLHELTNSSVFIDEAHTALPIKLWPLAWKWIKEYSSIWNCHFILASGSLYKLWKLKEIDEGQPDIPSLLPEDFRRGLYNAEKRRIRYRCMRGKMKEEELCDWLLSLEGPRLVILNTVQSAAVIAQMLKERCGADAVEHISTALAPVDREHLVDKIKDRLNDKKDTNWTLVATSCVEAGVNFSFRTGVREAAGLVNLLQLAGRIRRNDEQEYTDSTVWTIELNFDGLLKRHPSFDTSSQILMELFSKNENLCEENADLSKMCTDALRRELNELNQTASLENDLVKHEGALEFKTVEEKFKVIDTQTVTVIVDAQLKERLENHEPVDWRELQEYSVQIFCRSASKLGVEKLKSHPDIFFWPYRYDKFIGYMAGVLDNRRIDMAGGAFI; encoded by the coding sequence ATGCACGGACCTGATTGCCCAGTAAGCACCTTTCTTGCGCACAGCGCGCGTCCTGAGCAGGATATTCCTGCTCAGGACTATTGCGTCCATGTCCTCAATGTCTGTGAGCGATGCTCACGCTTTGCTCTCGCAATAAAGCCGGTGAAAGGGGAGCGGCCGCGCTACAAGTTTATGACCGCACGGCTTATGCTTGCCGCTGAATTTCATGATTTAGGAAAACTGAATGCTTTAAATCAGGATGTTCTTAATGGACGTCGTGCTGCAAGGAGCCTGCCTATAAAACATTGGGATGCGGGCGCACTTTACATGACGCAGAAAAAAGCTCCCTTAAGCGCCCTTATGATATATGCTCATCATAAAGGGCTGCCCAACTTGCCTGCCATGCCTACGGCGCAGGATCTTAAATATCGTTCTGAAGATGAAAATAGCTGTGCCGACAGCGAACGCAACCTTGAACAATATCTCACCTTCCACGACACCGCGTTGCAAAGAGAGCGAAAAAATATTCTAAAACAGCGTTGCGAAGATGAAGTCAAGCTTCCCGTGACGATGCGTCTCTTGTTCTCGTGTCTTGTGGACGCGGATCACTCGGATACGGCGGTAAATTATAACGATTTGGAGGAAAAGGAATTTCCTCCCCTGCGCGCTAGAGAAAGACTTGAGGCGCTTGATCGGTATATCGCGTCACTTCAATCTCCGGGGACGAAGCACTCTGAAAGAAATGAAAATAGAAACCAAATGTATGTACATTGCCGTAGTGCGGATACAGACCACGAAATCACCTTCTGCGACAGCCCAGTGGGAACGGGAAAAACTACCGCGTTAGCGGCCTGTCAGCTTAAAACGGCGGCGGATAGGAACCTTCGGCATCTTTTTATCGTTCTGCCCTTTACCAACATACTAAACCAAACAGTCGACATTTTGAGGGAAGCTCTTCGCCTGCCGGGTGAAAGTGAAGCGGAGATGAAGCGTGTAGTCAGCGCCATACACCATAAGGCTGAATTTGAAGACGAAAACAGCAGAAAGCTCTCAGTGCTGTGGCGCGCTCCAATAGTGGTGACTACCGCTGTTCAGTTTTTTGAAACGATGGCCGCGGCGTCGCCTTCCGCGCTTCGCAAACTTCATGAGCTTACAAACAGCAGCGTCTTTATTGATGAGGCCCATACGGCGCTTCCCATAAAATTGTGGCCGCTTGCATGGAAATGGATCAAAGAATATTCCAGTATATGGAATTGCCATTTTATACTTGCTTCCGGTTCCCTTTATAAATTATGGAAACTGAAGGAGATAGACGAAGGGCAGCCCGATATCCCCTCTTTACTGCCCGAGGATTTTCGCAGGGGGCTTTATAACGCAGAAAAGCGCCGTATACGTTATCGCTGTATGAGGGGAAAAATGAAAGAAGAAGAGCTGTGTGACTGGCTGCTCTCTTTGGAAGGCCCCAGATTAGTCATTCTCAACACTGTCCAATCCGCCGCAGTCATCGCGCAGATGTTGAAGGAACGGTGTGGCGCGGATGCCGTGGAACATATCTCGACGGCGCTCGCTCCTGTCGACAGAGAACATTTGGTGGATAAAATAAAAGACCGCCTCAATGATAAAAAAGACACGAACTGGACGCTGGTCGCGACCTCCTGTGTTGAGGCCGGCGTCAACTTTTCTTTCAGAACTGGCGTTAGAGAGGCTGCCGGCTTGGTCAACCTGCTGCAGCTTGCAGGACGGATACGGCGAAACGACGAGCAAGAATACACTGATTCGACCGTCTGGACAATAGAGCTCAATTTTGACGGACTGCTCAAACGCCATCCCAGCTTCGACACATCTTCACAAATATTGATGGAACTCTTTTCTAAAAATGAAAATCTATGCGAAGAAAATGCAGATCTTTCAAAGATGTGCACAGACGCATTGAGGCGTGAACTGAACGAGTTGAACCAAACGGCAAGTTTGGAAAATGATCTTGTCAAACATGAGGGAGCGCTTGAATTTAAAACAGTCGAAGAGAAGTTCAAAGTAATTGACACGCAGACTGTTACCGTTATCGTTGACGCTCAGCTTAAAGAACGGCTTGAAAACCATGAACCTGTAGACTGGAGGGAGCTTCAGGAATATAGCGTGCAGATTTTTTGTCGTTCTGCCTCAAAATTGGGAGTGGAAAAGTTAAAGAGCCATCCTGATATATTCTTCTGGCCCTATAGGTATGATAAGTTTATAGGTTACATGGCAGGTGTGTTAGACAATAGGAGGATCGACATGGCAGGCGGAGCCTTCATTTAA
- the cas2 gene encoding CRISPR-associated endonuclease Cas2 produces the protein MLLLITYDVNTQTADGRKRLRRVAKICEDYGQRVQNSVFECLVDQAQRLELCHKLEKIIDTETDSLRYYQLGNNWKKRVEHIGAKQTFDPEGVHIL, from the coding sequence ATGTTGTTGCTGATAACATATGATGTCAACACGCAAACTGCAGATGGCCGTAAGCGGCTTAGGCGAGTTGCTAAAATCTGTGAAGATTACGGCCAAAGGGTTCAGAACTCTGTCTTTGAATGTCTTGTTGATCAGGCCCAAAGACTTGAACTGTGCCATAAATTGGAAAAGATAATAGACACGGAAACGGACAGCCTGCGGTATTATCAATTGGGGAATAATTGGAAAAAACGAGTAGAACATATCGGAGCTAAGCAGACCTTCGATCCCGAAGGAGTGCATATCCTGTAG